The Clostridia bacterium genome contains a region encoding:
- a CDS encoding M42 family peptidase produces MDIKQLERLCLAFGVSGEEDEVREALKKEITADAVYTDKAGNLIAVKKSKNEHAPTLLLDAHMDSVGLCVKEVGERGFLRVASVGGMDAKILPNTLVEIGKEHIPGVVASKPPHLMDKKDAENVVSLSMLWVDTGDNAESIRVGDRIRYAPRFAEMLSAVSGTYLDNRVGCGLILETFKRLQDVELPFNLTAVFSTGEEMGLKGAKYGAVQGDMAIVLDVTFGKTPDETSDEALDCTKGVAIGVGPNMHKAISKGLLDRAEKNGIMYQTEVLEGCSGTNAWMYQVQNLGIPCGLLSVPIRYMHTPVETMFINDFESTADLLFAYITNLSADEIRAVSEVEVC; encoded by the coding sequence ATGGATATAAAACAGCTGGAACGCCTGTGTTTGGCGTTCGGAGTTTCGGGTGAGGAAGATGAAGTCCGTGAGGCTTTGAAAAAAGAAATCACAGCCGATGCGGTGTATACCGACAAAGCCGGAAACCTGATTGCAGTTAAAAAGAGTAAGAATGAACACGCACCCACCCTTTTGCTGGATGCGCATATGGATTCTGTAGGTCTTTGCGTAAAGGAAGTGGGCGAAAGAGGTTTCTTACGGGTTGCATCGGTAGGGGGTATGGATGCAAAAATTCTGCCCAACACCCTGGTGGAAATCGGAAAAGAGCACATTCCGGGCGTAGTGGCATCTAAACCGCCACACCTGATGGATAAAAAAGATGCGGAAAATGTAGTCTCCCTTTCCATGCTTTGGGTGGACACGGGTGACAATGCGGAAAGCATCCGTGTAGGCGACCGTATCCGTTATGCACCCCGCTTTGCGGAAATGTTGTCTGCGGTAAGCGGTACTTACTTAGATAACCGCGTGGGCTGTGGACTGATTCTTGAAACCTTTAAACGACTACAAGATGTTGAATTACCCTTTAACCTGACGGCGGTGTTTTCCACCGGCGAGGAAATGGGGTTAAAGGGTGCAAAATACGGTGCGGTACAGGGCGATATGGCAATTGTTCTGGATGTAACCTTTGGCAAAACCCCCGACGAAACCTCGGACGAGGCGTTGGATTGCACAAAGGGTGTTGCCATCGGCGTGGGACCGAATATGCATAAAGCAATCAGTAAGGGCCTTTTGGACCGTGCCGAAAAAAACGGCATTATGTACCAGACCGAGGTGTTAGAGGGGTGTTCGGGCACCAATGCGTGGATGTATCAGGTGCAAAACTTAGGCATTCCCTGCGGACTTTTGTCTGTACCCATCCGCTATATGCACACCCCCGTGGAAACCATGTTTATAAACGATTTTGAAAGTACGGCAGATTTGCTTTTTGCCTATATTACAAATCTTTCTGCGGATGAAATCCGTGCGGTTTCGGAGGTGGAAGTATGCTAA